The following coding sequences lie in one Arachis hypogaea cultivar Tifrunner chromosome 9, arahy.Tifrunner.gnm2.J5K5, whole genome shotgun sequence genomic window:
- the LOC112712952 gene encoding nuclear transcription factor Y subunit B-4-like: MESNSRSSSNNEDMSLPIANVGRIMKQVVPGSGKISKEGKQLMQECVTEFISFVTGEASAKCHKENRKTVNGDDICWALSSLGFDNYAEAISRYLYKYRLAHTHREQNLLSNNNNNKEHSRV; this comes from the coding sequence ATGGAGAGTAACAGTAGAAGTAGTAGTAATAATGAGGATATGAGTTTGCCGATTGCAAATGTGGGAAGAATAATGAAGCAAGTGGTGCCAGGAAGTGGAAAGATCTCAAAAGAAGGGAAGCAGTTAATGCAAGAGTGCGTGACAGAGTTCATAAGCTTTGTGACGGGTGAGGCCTCTGCCAAGTGTCACAAGGAGAATCGAAAGACCGTTAACGGCGACGACATCTGCTGGGCGCTTTCTTCCTTAGGGTTTGACAACTACGCCGAGGCCATCTCCAGGTACTTGTATAAATACCGCCTTGCTCACACTCACAGGGAACAAAACCTTCTttccaacaataacaacaacaaagaaCATtctagagtttag